In Thermocrinis minervae, a single genomic region encodes these proteins:
- the exbB gene encoding TonB-system energizer ExbB: MEGLKTLVDYGVIGVLMLMSFFSLSKGLERLLYYRKVRLEDYRTKQELEVDLTRGLFWIASVASNAPYVGLLGTVLGIMLTFYTIGSEGLVQTQKIMVGLALALKATAFGLSVAIPSSVLYNYLLRKVKEKLLLWEVKNGR, translated from the coding sequence ATGGAAGGTTTAAAAACGTTAGTTGACTACGGTGTTATAGGTGTCCTCATGTTAATGAGCTTCTTTTCCCTTTCAAAAGGCTTGGAAAGACTCCTCTACTACAGAAAGGTAAGACTAGAAGACTACAGAACAAAACAAGAACTTGAAGTAGATCTAACGAGGGGGCTCTTCTGGATAGCTTCGGTGGCTTCAAACGCGCCTTACGTAGGCCTTTTGGGCACAGTGCTTGGTATAATGCTCACCTTCTACACCATAGGCTCGGAAGGTCTTGTACAAACCCAGAAGATAATGGTAGGTCTTGCTCTAGCTTTGAAAGCTACCGCTTTTGGGCTTAGCGTGGCCATTCCCTCATCAGTTCTCTACAACTATCTTCTCAGAAAAGTAAAGGAAAAGCTCCTCTTATGGGAGGTGAAGAATGGAAGATAA
- a CDS encoding ExbD/TolR family protein, with the protein MEDKEFDSLNVVPFIDIMLVLLTIVLVTASFIASGAIPVSLPTAKGQAQLQQKEIRLVIRKDGTVFYENTQVNLVDLERLLSPLERNLQISVFADRDARVQKLVDVLDLLKRLGFQKVHIRTQES; encoded by the coding sequence ATGGAAGATAAAGAATTTGACAGTTTAAACGTAGTTCCCTTCATAGACATCATGCTAGTTCTACTTACTATAGTTTTGGTAACGGCGAGCTTTATAGCCAGTGGAGCAATTCCTGTAAGTCTTCCTACTGCAAAAGGACAGGCCCAGCTTCAACAGAAGGAGATAAGGTTAGTGATTAGGAAAGATGGCACAGTTTTTTACGAAAACACCCAAGTCAATCTAGTAGACCTTGAAAGACTGCTAAGTCCTCTTGAGAGAAACCTTCAGATTTCTGTGTTTGCAGACAGAGACGCAAGGGTGCAGAAACTGGTTGACGTGCTAGATCTTCTTAAGAGGCTTGGCTTTCAGAAAGTACACATAAGGACACAAGAATCATGA
- the trpB gene encoding tryptophan synthase subunit beta encodes MSHKKGYFGEFGGRFVPETLMYALEELEENYERIKHDETFWKEFRYYLENYAGRPTPLYYAENLSKYVGGAKIYIKREDLLHTGAHKINNTIGQALLTKKLNKRRVIAETGAGQHGVATATACALFGLECVVYMGEEDAKRQELNVFRMKLLGAEVRVVKSGSRTLKDAINEALRDWVTNVETTHYIIGSVVGPHPFPTIVRDFQSVIGIEAKEQILQLEGRLPDAVVACVGGGSNAMGIFYPFVEDKEVRLVGVEAGGLGLESGKHAASINGGSVGILHGMKSYFLQDEEGQILPTHSISAGLDYPGVGPEHAYLFSTGRAQYCYATDQEALEGFKLLSRLEGIIPALEPAHAIPKVVELAKEIGKGGIVILNLSGRGDKDMMHVMRYLT; translated from the coding sequence ATGAGTCACAAGAAGGGATACTTTGGAGAGTTCGGTGGAAGGTTTGTACCAGAAACTTTGATGTATGCCCTTGAGGAACTCGAAGAAAACTACGAGCGTATAAAGCATGATGAGACTTTTTGGAAGGAGTTTAGGTATTACCTTGAAAACTACGCGGGTAGACCTACTCCTCTTTACTACGCTGAAAACCTAAGCAAGTATGTGGGTGGAGCTAAGATATACATAAAGAGGGAAGATTTACTGCATACGGGTGCTCACAAGATAAACAACACCATAGGTCAGGCTCTTCTAACTAAGAAACTCAACAAGAGAAGGGTCATAGCTGAAACAGGTGCTGGGCAGCATGGCGTTGCTACAGCTACAGCGTGCGCCCTCTTTGGTCTTGAGTGTGTAGTCTACATGGGTGAAGAAGACGCAAAAAGGCAAGAGCTTAACGTCTTTAGAATGAAACTTTTAGGTGCAGAGGTAAGGGTGGTCAAGAGTGGCAGCAGAACCCTTAAAGACGCAATAAACGAAGCGTTGAGGGATTGGGTTACCAACGTGGAGACAACCCATTACATAATAGGTTCTGTAGTAGGTCCCCATCCCTTTCCAACAATAGTGAGGGATTTTCAAAGCGTAATAGGCATAGAGGCAAAGGAACAAATACTTCAACTAGAGGGTAGGCTTCCAGACGCAGTAGTTGCCTGCGTGGGTGGTGGTTCTAATGCTATGGGTATCTTCTACCCCTTTGTAGAGGACAAGGAGGTCAGACTCGTAGGTGTGGAAGCCGGAGGGCTTGGTCTTGAGAGCGGAAAGCACGCAGCATCCATAAATGGTGGTTCCGTGGGCATACTGCATGGCATGAAGTCTTACTTTCTCCAGGATGAAGAAGGACAGATACTTCCCACACACTCCATATCTGCAGGCTTAGACTATCCAGGTGTAGGTCCTGAGCATGCTTACCTCTTCTCCACAGGAAGGGCCCAGTACTGTTACGCAACAGATCAAGAAGCTCTAGAAGGTTTTAAGCTTTTGTCCAGGTTGGAGGGTATAATACCAGCATTGGAGCCAGCTCATGCTATACCAAAGGTCGTAGAGCTGGCAAAGGAGATAGGTAAGGGTGGTATAGTCATTCTAAACCTCTCTGGGAGAGGCGACAAGGACATGATGCATGTAATGAGGTACCTAACATGA
- the era gene encoding GTPase Era, protein MKVGYVAIVGKPNVGKSTLLNNILGRKVSIVTPKAGTTRIRVLGAKNIPGTAQIIFLDTPGIYRPKDALGEAMVETAQASIQDADVILFMIDAQDGWMNDDEMVYQKYIKPYADKKPVFLLINKVDQVGPVKELLPLAEEIHQKHPEIKEIIPISALKGYNLDRLIDTILQYLPEGEPLFPEDMITDLPFRLLVAEIIREKVLLKVHQEIPQGVAVVVNEISDGTHDPNVLVIKADIIVDRENYKPILIGSKGQMIKSIGKMAREELELITGRKVYLELFVRVKPDWKKRPDLVKSFGYRLD, encoded by the coding sequence ATGAAGGTAGGTTATGTGGCCATAGTAGGAAAACCAAACGTAGGAAAGTCTACGCTTCTTAATAACATACTAGGGAGGAAGGTCTCCATAGTTACACCCAAGGCAGGAACTACGCGCATAAGAGTCCTCGGTGCAAAGAACATACCGGGTACAGCCCAGATAATCTTCCTAGACACTCCGGGTATATACAGGCCAAAGGATGCTCTAGGTGAAGCTATGGTAGAAACTGCTCAAGCATCCATACAGGATGCAGACGTTATTCTGTTTATGATAGACGCCCAGGATGGATGGATGAACGACGATGAGATGGTCTACCAAAAGTACATAAAACCCTATGCCGATAAAAAGCCCGTATTCCTGCTTATAAACAAGGTAGACCAGGTGGGGCCGGTAAAAGAACTCTTGCCCCTCGCCGAGGAGATACACCAAAAGCATCCTGAGATAAAGGAGATAATACCCATAAGCGCCCTAAAAGGGTATAACTTGGACAGACTGATAGACACTATACTCCAGTACCTGCCAGAAGGTGAGCCCCTATTCCCCGAAGATATGATAACAGACCTCCCCTTCCGGCTATTGGTGGCAGAAATCATAAGGGAGAAGGTACTCCTAAAGGTCCATCAAGAGATTCCTCAAGGTGTTGCTGTAGTTGTCAACGAGATCTCCGATGGTACACACGACCCCAACGTCTTGGTGATAAAGGCAGACATAATAGTAGATAGAGAAAACTATAAACCCATACTCATAGGATCAAAAGGCCAGATGATCAAGTCCATCGGCAAGATGGCGAGGGAGGAGTTAGAACTTATAACGGGTAGGAAGGTTTACCTTGAGCTTTTTGTAAGGGTAAAACCAGACTGGAAAAAGAGGCCGGATCTCGTCAAAAGCTTTGGCTACAGGCTCGATTGA
- a CDS encoding energy transducer TonB translates to MNHRLKAYTISLLIHSSMLALLLTFRPNVPVVKEIDLDLSTYIPENPQKTNAERLKEVIKRHTPNIHRPLLENKPPHEEKVTTVKTAEKEADQKPHDVQPITYPVSQKQDVQHGQKQESTSEGDKKSNKSIELSSKDTKSSDQRTEKSTEEERFLKEHLQIIREILQKNTNYPPIARKMGWEGTVILSFRLCEDGKVEDIKVEKSSGFEVLDRSALEAVKRCSHMFPKPHAAVRVKVPIRFLLE, encoded by the coding sequence ATGAACCACAGACTGAAAGCCTACACCATATCTCTACTAATACATAGTTCAATGCTAGCTCTTTTACTGACCTTCAGGCCAAACGTTCCAGTTGTAAAAGAGATAGATTTAGATCTATCCACGTACATACCCGAAAATCCTCAGAAGACAAACGCTGAAAGACTCAAGGAGGTGATCAAACGCCATACCCCTAACATTCACAGGCCACTGCTTGAAAATAAACCTCCTCACGAGGAGAAAGTAACCACAGTTAAGACGGCTGAAAAGGAAGCAGACCAGAAGCCACATGATGTCCAACCGATTACTTACCCAGTAAGCCAAAAGCAGGACGTACAGCATGGACAAAAACAGGAAAGTACTTCAGAGGGTGATAAGAAATCCAACAAATCCATAGAGTTGAGCTCCAAAGATACAAAATCATCGGATCAAAGAACAGAAAAATCCACAGAAGAAGAAAGGTTTTTAAAGGAACATCTGCAGATAATAAGGGAGATACTGCAAAAGAATACAAACTATCCACCTATTGCCAGGAAGATGGGATGGGAAGGTACAGTAATACTTTCCTTTAGACTTTGCGAAGACGGAAAGGTAGAGGATATAAAAGTAGAAAAGTCAAGCGGTTTTGAGGTTTTGGACAGAAGTGCTTTAGAAGCTGTTAAGAGGTGTAGCCATATGTTTCCTAAACCGCACGCGGCGGTTAGAGTGAAGGTTCCTATTAGGTTCCTTTTAGAATAG